A region from the Tigriopus californicus strain San Diego chromosome 9, Tcal_SD_v2.1, whole genome shotgun sequence genome encodes:
- the LOC131887512 gene encoding uncharacterized protein LOC131887512, whose translation MPVGARSHSFDMSNSQVPRVLLQVNPGLDRQLERHLSLMDHLDKKRQRTWMSEKHNFRDSFHNRMDKRRRIYQRQRMKMDLAETRKVVDAIKADRVQASLRRGSPSINQSQKRSKKTIEGDSYHDIAGRAWTPTSALESMTKNWEQASPSQMPAKITADGTDTDPVPFVPMPGQNSALSSRRSSLKSSIMELDPVGRAETPGPAHSNDPLAALAPKPGVIVTQPLDKERSPSPLPAEDVTKLKAPDEKIWNLLPAPTPTRFVGKMHAVLTTPRRKSKSAEAPQESLSIGSMGEVMVPATTELRESEELDQVGELLHSSSKDPSSPSRSAFGHDSEDEEIIKKTEGIKKYSNSSSRSLEQGPGVTTSARFLSKMKGRKIGSTDINNDKMGEVGGKISSALSKRNAWKSTIQASKEDTQSMKGSARFSLKRMTSTLSTNQTPSGGGWKKFNPTLAVGAASLAFGNRGHASKPSRLRESFKATNWTDGSRTIGKTRVQLFRKSSTNVLQGFGIAQLSHVDKESQRVPGMKRGFSLMEKKDGGSDSGISHPSWVPPTNNDSEPGEGASAKDENIFKSGQVLAKTGFLRKKAETRLQESSEQTRAGSPDVSLGSITSLVKGIPTTSKLVSKLHSMRAQQDGEMGDPDDKWDWMTGVPTSIRFLVKSWKTIDRGPGGIITDAPNKLTQARDVPDFSATVNMLTVLAKADMKLKAQSRDDREEEDSQEVEKRRGSRRKSSIRRPSYVVVTPRGDEVPNKQVQRDSLTTRPLSRGSSLRTDSDPLTQEA comes from the exons ATGCCCGTGGGTGCCCGAAGCCACAGTTTCGACATGTCCAATTCTCAAGTGCCTCGAGTCTTGTTGCAAGTGAACCCGGGTCTAGATCGCCAATTGGAACGACACCTCAGCCTGATGGATCACTTGGACAAAAAGCGACAACGAACGTGGATGTCAGAGAAGCACAATTTTAGGGATTCATTTCACAATCGCATGGACAAGCGACGCAGGATTTATCAACGACAACGTATGAAGATGGATCTGGCTGAGACTCGTAAG GTGGTGGATGCCATCAAAGCTGATCGGGTTCAAGCCAGTCTGCGTCGAGGGTCCCCATCAATCAACCAGTCCCAAAAGCGATCAAAGAAAACCATCGAGGGGGACTCCTACCATGACATTGCAGGACGAGCTTGGACACCCACCAGTGCCCTCGAATCCATGACTAAGAACTGGGAACAGGCATCGCCATCCCAAATGCCTGCCAAGATCACGGCCGACGGGACGGACACGGATCCAGTCCCGTTTGTTCCTATGCCAGGGCAGAACTCAGCACTCTCCAGTCGAAGAAGTAGCTTGAAATCCTCGATTATGGAACTGGATCCAGTGGGGCGAGCCGAAACGCCCGGACCAGCACATTCCAACGATCCTTTGGCTGCACTTGCTCCAAAACCAG GTGTAATCGTCACTCAGCCTCTGGACAAAGAACGAAGCCCATCTCCTTTACCTGCCGAGGATGTGACCAAACTCAAGGCTCCTGATGAAAAGATTTGGAACCTCTTACCG GCTCCCACTCCTACACGATTTGTTGGCAAAATGCATGCTGTCCTGACCACTCCACGGCGGAAATCTAAATCTGCAGAAGCACCTCAGGAATCGTTGTCCATTGGCTCAATGGGTGAAGTTATGGTCCCCGCAACGACTGAACTAAGGGAAAGCGAAGAGCTGGATCAGGTTGGAGAGTTACTTCATTCCTCATCGAAGGACCCAAGCTCGCCCAGCCGATCTGCATTTGGTCATGACAGTGAGGACGAGGAGATCATAAAGAAAACTGAGGGCATCAAGAAATATTCCAACTCAAGCTCCCGTTCCTTGGAACAGGGCCCGGGGGTCACAACATCCGCTCgattcttgtccaaaatgaaagGCCGCAAGATTGGATCAACCGACATCAATAACGACAAAATGGGTGAGGTCGGGGGTAAAATAAG TTCCGCTTTGTCCAAACGAAACGCTTGGAAGAGCACCATTCAGGCCTCGAAAGAAGACACCCAATCAATGAAAGGATCCGCCAGATTCAGTCTCAAGCGAATGACATCGACTTTGAGCACCAACCAAACCCCAAGCGGGGGTGGATGGAAGAAGTTCAACCCTACACTAGCCGTTGGGGCGGCCTCTTTAGCTTTTGGCAATCGAGGCCATGCCTCAAAACCGTCTCGTTTGCGCGAATCATTTAAAGCGACTAATTGGACCGATGGATCCAGAACCATTGGCAAGACCCGGGTGCAGCTGTTCAGGAAATCGAGCACTAATGTGCTCCAAGGGTTTGGAATTGCGCAATTATCTCATGTCGACAAGGAGAGCCAAAGGGTTCCTGGAATGAAGAGAGGCTTCTCTCTGATGGAGAAAAAGGATGGTGGGTCTGATTCCGGGATATCACATCCATCTTGGGTTCCCCCCACAAACAATGACTCTGAACCAGGTGAAGGAGCATCTGCCAAGGATGAGAACATCTTTAAATCAGGTCAGGTGTTGGCAAAAACCGGATTCTTGCGCAAAAAGGCCGAGACGCGCCTTCAGGAGAGTTCAGAGCAAACTCGAGCCGGGAGTCCAGACGTGTCGTTGGGCTCAATCACCTCTCTTGTCAAAGGGATTCCAACCACCTCGAAACTAGTGAGCAAATTGCACTCCATGCGAGCACAGCAAGACGGAGAGATGGGCGATCCGGACGATAAATGGGATTGGATGACAGGCGTACCCACTTCCATTCGATTCTTGGTGAAATCCTGGAAAACCATCGACCGGGGACCAGGTGGCATCATTACGGACGCACCCAATAAACTGACTCAAGCTCGAGATGTTCCCGACTTCAGTGCCACCGTCAACATGCTCACTGTTTTGGCCAAG GCCGATATGAAATTAAAGGCCCAGAGCCGTGACGATCGGGAGGAAGAAGATTCGCAGGAAGTGGAAAAGAGGCGGGGCAGTCGACGGAAGTCTTCTATTCGACGCCCATCTTACGTGGTTGTCACACCAAGGGGTGACGAAGTGCCAAataaacaagtccaaagagattCGTTAACGACAAGACCTTTGTCTAGGGGTTCTTCGCTAAGGACTGACTCTGATCCCTTG ACTCAAGAAGCCTGA
- the LOC131886369 gene encoding RING finger protein 11-like, with translation MLRQVLDCMMGNCLKASGADDVSLLREGAQPNPTSDPHPSGTRAHDSLPQADSEIEHQSSGGGGGGGVGGGGAHIYYPSPNVSRPANQLTEEEQVKIAQRLGLIQHLPVGEYDGSKKNRECVICMIEFVIGDRIRYLPCLHIYHTDCIDDWLMRSFTCPSCMEPVDAALLVTYETH, from the exons ATGTTGAGACAAGTCTTGGATTGTATGATGGGCAACTGTCTGAAAGCCTCAGGGGCGGATGATGTGTCCCTCTTGCGCGAGGGGGCCCAGCCCAATCCCACCTCGGACCCGCACCCATCAGGCACGCGCGCCCATGACTCCCTACCTCAAGCCGATTCCGAGATCGAGCATCAG AGCTCCGGTGGTGGGGGCGGTGGGGGCGTTGGTGGAGGAGGGGCGCATATCTATTATCCGTCTCCGAACGTGTCCCGCCCCGCCAATCAATTGACCGAGGAGGAACAAGTCAAGATTGCCCAACGCCTGGGTCTCATTCAGCATTTGCCCGTGGGCGAGTATGATGGGAGCAAAAAGAACCGAGA ATGTGTGATATGTATGATTGAATTTGTGATTGGTGATCGCATTCGCTACTTGCCTTGTCTCCACATTTACCACACGGATTGCATCGATGATTGGCTCATGCGGTCTTTTACTTGCCCTTCGTGCATGGAGCCCGTTGATGCGGCGCTTCTGGTCACTTACGAGACTCATTGA